The following is a genomic window from Chryseobacterium ginsenosidimutans.
GACGATTCGGTCAAAGAAATTGCTTACCGTTTAGGTTTTGATGACCATGCCTATTTCAACCGCTATTTTTCTAAGGCAGAAGGCAAAACACCTCTTCAATGCAGAATGGATTACCGCAAATAATCCAATATCTACCTCAGATTATCCATTTTCAGCACGAACAGAACAGAATATTTTTGTAGAAAAAAGAAATGCTGAATCACTTTGTTTTTATTGTAGGAATTTGTTTTTGTACATGGGTTTTATACCGTTTGATTAATTTCATTTATCCTTATGCCAAACCATCAACACTTAAAAAGTATCTTCATCTCAATGCATATGCTATTGTAATCGGCGCCACCGATGGAATTGGAAAAGCCATTGCCATAGAACTTGCTGGCAGAGGTTTTAATATAGTTCTGCATGGCAGAAATGCAGACAAATTAAACTCGGTTGAAAATGAAATCAAAACAATAAATACCGCCTGTACAGTGATTTCTCTTTTACACGACGGAAGTAAAAATTCCACACTTGATATTTCACCAATAAAAGATTTACCTATAACCATTCTGGTAAACAATGTCGGGGTCGGACCAATAAATAAACTTACAGATTTCACGAATTCTGAAATTGAGGAAACGATAACACTTAACACCATATTTCCGTCACAACTTACCAGAAATTTGCTATCTCATCTCAATAACAATTCACTTATTTTAAATGTATCTTCTTATGCAGGATTATTCCCGCCACCTTATTTAGCGGTATATGCAGGCACAAAAGCTTATAACAATGCGTTTTCTATTTCATTGGCTCGGGAGCTGGATGACAAAGAAGTAATTTCTTTAATAACGGGAAGTGTAAACACAGGAACCAACAAAAAACCTGTAACATTTATGCGGCCAAGTGCTTCAAATTATGCCAAAAATGTATTGAACATCGTGGGTTGCGGACGAAAAAGCATCATGCCCTATTGGCCTCACGCCATACAGACCTATATTACTTCCCTATTTCCAGAATTCTTAATTGATAGCCTAACTAAAAATGCAATCAAAAAAGAATTGTAAATAAATAATACGCTAAAAGAATGTTTAAACTTTATTAATAATAATTTTATAGCG
Proteins encoded in this region:
- a CDS encoding SDR family NAD(P)-dependent oxidoreductase, which gives rise to MLNHFVFIVGICFCTWVLYRLINFIYPYAKPSTLKKYLHLNAYAIVIGATDGIGKAIAIELAGRGFNIVLHGRNADKLNSVENEIKTINTACTVISLLHDGSKNSTLDISPIKDLPITILVNNVGVGPINKLTDFTNSEIEETITLNTIFPSQLTRNLLSHLNNNSLILNVSSYAGLFPPPYLAVYAGTKAYNNAFSISLARELDDKEVISLITGSVNTGTNKKPVTFMRPSASNYAKNVLNIVGCGRKSIMPYWPHAIQTYITSLFPEFLIDSLTKNAIKKEL
- a CDS encoding helix-turn-helix domain-containing protein → MLNITPSYLNESVKSTTGFTVSFWIQQTIMTEAKRLLYATDDSVKEIAYRLGFDDHAYFNRYFSKAEGKTPLQCRMDYRK